From the Paenibacillus sp. R14(2021) genome, the window GTGAAAGCGATGCTAATGCGGTTCCAAGCATTGATAGCCATAACCGAGAAGGTCAGATCGGACAGCTCTTTTTCGGACAACTGTCCGCGAACAAGCTCATAAAGCTCATCAGGTACGCCATGTTCAGGCAGCTTGGTCAAACTCTCGGTCCATGCCAGCGCAGCTCGTTCACGAGGACTAAACAACGTGGATTCGCGCCAAATCGCAAGGTGATATAGACGAAGCTCGCTCTCGCCATGAATCTTAGCCTCTTTGACGTGCATGTCCAGGCAGAAAGCACACCCATTCACTTGAGAAGCTCTGATGTGAACGAGATCGCGGGTTTTTTGCTCAATCGAACTTTCATTCTCTGCATTGCTTAATCCCATCAACGCTTTAACAAATTCCGGTGATTGTTGCATGTAATTAATACGCTGTGCCATACGGGTATCCCTCCGGTTGATTAGTTGATTAATTTGCATTCGAACATTTAACGACGATGTGATGAAATTCGTGACACGATGGTGCTTCAAATTTTTCGGACAACTGCTTTTTTTTAATAATCTTGAGTATTGTTAGCTAACTGAAGTTACCCTATTCGTGTCAATCCTGGTCACCCCTTGCACTGCGGCATACCTATTCAGAATGAGGTTGGAAAGCAACTTCCTTCTCTCCCAAGCGAAAGTGCCGTCGAAAGCAGTCATTCTGATAAACAAAAAAACCGTTCCTTAGTAAATAGAAAGATCCATTTACGAAAGAAACGGTTTTTACATTTTGCTCAAGGAAGCGGCGATTCATTATGGATTACTTTTACTTGATGACGACGTATTCCAAGTTAACCAGCTTGGCGTAGGTTACGATTTGGTCTGTCGTCAGGTTCAAGGAAACGACGGTATGATGGCCGCCGCCATTCTCGACCCAAGCCTTCACTCCATCCTGGAAGTTCGGTTTCACCGTCCACAGGACGCGAGCAACAGGAAGGTTAGGAGCCGGAACCGTCGGC encodes:
- a CDS encoding carboxymuconolactone decarboxylase family protein — translated: MAQRINYMQQSPEFVKALMGLSNAENESSIEQKTRDLVHIRASQVNGCAFCLDMHVKEAKIHGESELRLYHLAIWRESTLFSPRERAALAWTESLTKLPEHGVPDELYELVRGQLSEKELSDLTFSVMAINAWNRISIAFTAVPGSADAAYGLTKAGLS